One part of the Vicia villosa cultivar HV-30 ecotype Madison, WI linkage group LG6, Vvil1.0, whole genome shotgun sequence genome encodes these proteins:
- the LOC131611364 gene encoding peroxidase 7-like: MSNSYLRFLLVLVLYIISANSAQPYDENYDNNAEFTLQVPTLDETNLDNLLSFGYYRKSCPQFESILQNKVKEWIKEDYTLAASLLRLHFHDCSIRGCDGSILLKHEASERTAQASKTLRGYEVIDDIKAEIEKQCPKTVSCADILTTAARDATVELGGPYWAVPYGRKDGTISIDSETEIIPQGHENVTSLIEFFQSKGLNVFDLVVLSGAHTIGRTSCDSIQYRLYNYKGTGKPDPSIDPKYLNFLKRKCRWASEYVDLDATTPKKFDQMYYINLKKKMGLLSTDQLLYSDQRTSPLVSAMASASSVFEHQFAVSMSKFGVIDVLTGEDEGEIRTNCNFVNAY; encoded by the exons ATGTCTAATTCTTACCTCCGATTTTTGCTTGTTTTAGTTCTTTACATAATTTCAGCAAATTCAGCTCAACCTTATGATGAAAACTATGATAATAATGCTGAGTTCACTCTTCAAGTCCCAACATTAGATGAAACAAACTTGGATAACCTCTTATCCTTTGGTTACTACCGTAAAAGTTGTCCTCAATTTGAGTCCATTTTGCAAaacaaagtcaaagaatggattaAGGAGGATTACACTTTAGCAGCAAGTCTCCTAAGGTTGCACTTCCATGATTGCTCTATTAGG GGATGTGACGGGTCGATTCTATTGAAACACGAAGCGAGTGAGAGAACAGCACAAGCAAGCAAGACATTGCGAGGCTATGAAGTAATTGATGATATAAAGGCCGAGATAGAGAAGCAATGTCCTAAGACAGTGTCTTGTGCAGACATTCTTACAACAGCTGCAAGGGATGCCACTGTTGAATTGGGTGGACCATATTGGGCAGTCCCTTATGGAAGAAAAGATGGAACAATATCTATCGATAGTGAAACCGAAATTATTCCTCAGGGACATGAAAACGTTACTTCCTTGATTGAGTTTTTCCAATCCAAAGGCCTAAATGTTTTCGACTTGGTTGTCCTCTCAG GGGCACATACTATTGGAAGGACATCATGTGACTCTATTCAATATAGGCTATACAACTACAAAGGCACAGGGAAACCGGACCCATCAATTGATCCAAAATACCTAAACTTCTTGAAAAGAAAATGTCGATGGGCCTCGGAGTATGTTGATCTTGATGCGACAACACCGAAAAAATTTGATCAAATGTACTATATAAATCTCAAGAAGAAAATGGGATTGTTGTCAACAGATCAATTGTTATATTCTGATCAAAGAACTTCTCCATTGGTTTCGGCAATGGCTTCAGCATCGTCGGTTTTTGAGCACCAGTTTGCGGTTTCAATGTCGAAGTTTGGTGTCATTGATGTTCTTACCGGTGAGGATGAAGGAGAAATCAGAACCAACTGCAATTTTGTCAATGCTTATTGA